In Patescibacteria group bacterium, the following are encoded in one genomic region:
- a CDS encoding HNH endonuclease, whose protein sequence is MFYELHNGRWTRCKATKPLHLHHIIPRGWSSHYSNLGEKFKVNGPDNGIILCAHHHWVIHPDMPPCFRSDREGNKDAFQLMFEARERRCLRGDPYWETKYDHWMLWELVHLANQKFGEPYPICGNETVEQARRA, encoded by the coding sequence ATGTTCTACGAGCTTCATAATGGTCGTTGGACGCGGTGTAAAGCCACCAAACCGCTTCATCTCCATCACATTATCCCAAGAGGTTGGTCATCACATTATTCTAATTTAGGCGAGAAGTTCAAGGTGAATGGACCAGATAATGGTATCATCCTTTGCGCTCATCATCACTGGGTTATTCATCCTGATATGCCTCCCTGTTTTCGCTCGGACAGAGAGGGTAATAAAGACGCGTTTCAATTGATGTTTGAGGCCCGAGAGAGACGTTGCTTGCGAGGGGATCCGTATTGGGAAACCAAATATGATCATTGGATGTTATGGGAGTTGGTCCATCTCGCAAACCAAAAGTTTGGAGAGCCCTATCCGATTTGTGGGAACGAGACAGTTGAACAAGCCAGGAGGGCTTAA